From one Calderihabitans maritimus genomic stretch:
- a CDS encoding hydrogenase 4 subunit F: MSREVLLLIILAIPLVAAAASFTLRLRRFLEFIQVAANAGVLLVTFFLIKEVLAGGAVSALGGNLKLDELSSILTLIIGGLGFLLGVYSIPYLAYETRRGEVTPRDLGLYYGLYHLFILTMLLTVLSNNILIMWVALEATTLASAFLVGFYRHRSSLEGAWKYVLICSAGIAFALFGTILVFANAFQLTGQVEKATLWTEVLKIAAAMDPVILKMAFVFVLIGFGTKAGLVPMHTWLPDAHSEAPSPASALLSGVLLNCGLLLVTRYYALIGQAIGFTFPRTLLLALGLASVVIAAFFILVQKDMKRMLAYSSIENMGIIAFGLGIGGPAGIMAALTQMVNHSVTKALMFGAAGNVVQKFGTRDTEKIKGVLKIAPVTGLLLIAGALSLGGSPPFAIFISKFLTVTVALKEGYLLLTVILLAALAVVFGAMLNFVVRTVFGVPGKEHEKGDLGLAMLVPLVILFVIMLTLGIGIPEFLNQLLERSAEIILGG; the protein is encoded by the coding sequence ATGTCCCGAGAAGTGTTGCTCCTGATTATTTTAGCTATTCCTTTGGTGGCTGCGGCAGCTTCTTTTACGTTACGGTTGCGACGTTTCCTGGAGTTTATTCAAGTTGCCGCTAATGCAGGGGTCCTGCTTGTTACTTTTTTTCTTATCAAAGAGGTACTCGCGGGAGGGGCGGTTAGCGCCCTGGGAGGCAACCTTAAATTGGATGAACTTTCCTCGATTTTGACTCTAATCATTGGCGGTCTAGGATTTTTACTAGGTGTATACTCAATCCCTTATTTGGCTTATGAAACCAGGCGGGGTGAGGTCACCCCCCGTGACTTAGGTCTTTACTACGGTCTGTATCATTTGTTCATCTTAACTATGTTACTCACGGTATTATCTAACAACATCTTGATCATGTGGGTAGCATTAGAGGCCACTACTCTTGCTTCTGCGTTTTTGGTAGGCTTTTACCGGCATCGTTCATCCTTAGAAGGTGCTTGGAAGTACGTTTTGATCTGTAGTGCTGGAATCGCCTTTGCTTTGTTCGGGACCATTCTCGTTTTTGCTAATGCTTTTCAACTTACCGGGCAGGTCGAAAAAGCTACCCTGTGGACAGAGGTACTGAAGATAGCCGCGGCGATGGATCCGGTCATTCTAAAGATGGCCTTTGTGTTTGTTTTAATTGGATTTGGCACCAAGGCTGGTTTGGTGCCCATGCATACATGGCTTCCTGATGCTCACAGCGAAGCGCCGAGTCCTGCCAGCGCGCTTCTTTCAGGGGTTCTTCTCAATTGCGGTCTCTTGCTCGTGACTCGGTATTACGCTCTGATTGGGCAGGCTATTGGTTTTACCTTCCCGCGAACGTTATTGTTAGCTTTGGGTCTGGCTTCAGTTGTGATTGCGGCCTTCTTTATCCTGGTGCAGAAAGACATGAAGCGGATGTTGGCTTACAGCAGTATTGAAAATATGGGTATTATCGCCTTTGGACTCGGAATTGGAGGGCCAGCTGGAATAATGGCTGCTCTTACCCAAATGGTCAACCATAGCGTTACCAAGGCTCTCATGTTTGGTGCAGCAGGAAACGTAGTTCAAAAGTTCGGAACCCGGGATACGGAGAAAATTAAAGGAGTACTGAAGATTGCCCCGGTTACGGGTCTTCTCCTGATTGCGGGCGCCCTTTCGCTAGGTGGCTCTCCACCTTTTGCCATCTTCATTAGTAAATTCCTGACGGTAACGGTTGCTCTTAAGGAAGGTTATTTGTTATTGACGGTGATCCTACTGGCAGCGCTGGCAGTTGTCTTCGGTGCGATGTTAAATTTCGTGGTCAGAACTGTTTTTGGGGTTCCTGGGAAAGAGCATGAAAAGGGAGATCTTGGGTTAGCGATGCTAGTTCCTTTGGTAATATTATTTGTAATTATGTTGACTCTGGGTATCGGCATTCCTGAATTTTTGAACCAGTTATTGGAGCGGTCTGCTGAAATTATCTTGGGAGGTTGA
- a CDS encoding NADH-quinone oxidoreductase subunit C encodes MSPGTQNKRGKKYLDALRVKFGAGVILEETYQTPEQLTITVDRNDLPEVVAELYYSHHGWLSSMVGNDERNINGYFALYYVVSMEGNKNPQDNLWVTVRTLIPENDPQFPSVTPRVPAAVWYEREVRDMFGLEPVGIPDARRLVLPDDWPDNLYPLRKDAMDYRYRPEPVEEKYDFIEVEGEGIVEVPLGPLHITSDEPGHFRLFVDGEHIVDADYRLFYVHRGVEKMAENRMDYDQVNFLAERICGICGYTHSVAYAAAVENANGIEVPLRAQYIRTILLEVERLHSHLLNIGLVAHLVGFDSGFMHLFRVREKAMRMAEILTGGRKTYGMNLIGGVRRDILREEREQILQLIRELRSELDELLDILINTPNFTMRTRCVGQLEREVARDFSPVGPNMRGSGYARDNRADHPFGAYERVPWEVISKDGCDVLSRVLVRVEELYQSFHIIERCLLEMPPGPILVEGFSYKPYTYALGATEAPRGENVHWVMTGDNQKLYRWRARAATYNNWPSLRYMFRGNTISDAPLIVASIDPCYSCTERVTVVDVRKRKTKSISYKELENYCRERKYSPLKL; translated from the coding sequence ATGTCGCCTGGGACCCAGAATAAACGAGGAAAAAAATACCTGGACGCCTTGCGGGTGAAATTCGGCGCTGGAGTAATTCTCGAAGAGACCTACCAAACGCCCGAACAGCTGACCATTACAGTTGACCGTAACGATCTTCCGGAAGTAGTAGCCGAACTCTACTACAGCCACCATGGCTGGCTTTCCAGCATGGTTGGTAATGATGAGCGCAATATCAACGGGTATTTTGCCTTGTATTATGTCGTTTCCATGGAAGGCAATAAAAATCCCCAGGATAACCTGTGGGTTACCGTCAGGACATTAATTCCTGAAAATGATCCGCAGTTTCCATCGGTCACCCCGCGGGTTCCGGCTGCCGTATGGTACGAGCGGGAAGTTCGCGATATGTTCGGTCTAGAGCCGGTGGGCATCCCTGATGCCCGGAGGTTGGTGCTGCCCGACGACTGGCCGGACAACTTGTATCCTCTCCGTAAGGATGCCATGGATTATCGTTACCGTCCCGAGCCTGTGGAAGAAAAGTACGATTTTATCGAGGTCGAAGGGGAGGGAATCGTGGAGGTTCCCCTGGGGCCACTTCATATTACTTCTGATGAGCCCGGGCACTTTCGTCTTTTCGTGGACGGCGAGCATATCGTAGATGCGGACTACCGTCTCTTTTATGTGCACCGGGGCGTGGAGAAAATGGCTGAAAACCGGATGGATTATGATCAGGTTAATTTTTTAGCCGAGCGGATTTGCGGTATTTGCGGCTATACCCATAGCGTGGCTTATGCTGCCGCGGTGGAAAATGCCAACGGTATTGAAGTGCCGTTGCGGGCCCAGTATATCCGGACCATTTTGTTGGAAGTAGAGAGGCTGCACAGCCATCTTTTAAATATCGGGTTGGTTGCTCATCTGGTGGGTTTTGATTCCGGTTTTATGCACCTTTTCCGGGTTAGAGAAAAAGCGATGAGGATGGCCGAGATCCTTACAGGCGGCCGGAAAACTTATGGTATGAACTTGATCGGTGGTGTACGCAGGGACATTTTAAGAGAAGAGAGAGAGCAAATTTTGCAATTGATTAGAGAATTGCGTTCAGAGCTAGATGAACTGTTAGACATTCTGATAAATACTCCTAACTTTACAATGCGGACTCGTTGTGTAGGACAGCTGGAACGGGAAGTGGCCCGCGACTTCAGTCCGGTGGGTCCTAACATGCGGGGTTCCGGATATGCCAGAGATAACCGGGCAGATCATCCCTTTGGTGCTTATGAGCGGGTACCATGGGAGGTAATTAGTAAGGACGGATGTGATGTGCTTTCCCGGGTATTGGTTCGGGTAGAGGAACTCTATCAATCTTTCCATATTATCGAAAGGTGTCTTCTGGAAATGCCTCCCGGTCCCATCCTAGTTGAAGGGTTTTCCTATAAACCTTACACCTATGCCCTGGGTGCTACCGAAGCTCCCCGCGGTGAAAATGTTCACTGGGTAATGACAGGGGATAACCAGAAACTGTACCGCTGGAGAGCTAGGGCTGCTACTTATAACAACTGGCCGTCCCTTAGGTATATGTTTAGAGGCAATACCATCTCCGATGCACCCCTGATTGTGGCCAGTATTGACCCGTGTTATTCCTGTACCGAAAGGGTTACAGTGGTTGATGTACGAAAAAGAAAGACGAAGAGCATTTCTTACAAGGAACTAGAAAACTATTGCCGGGAGCGGAAGTATTCGCCTCTTAAACTTTAG